A stretch of the Panicum virgatum strain AP13 chromosome 9N, P.virgatum_v5, whole genome shotgun sequence genome encodes the following:
- the LOC120688725 gene encoding putative cyclin-dependent kinase F-2, whose amino-acid sequence MVACVVEAAAPRHAAAQQTRKRTRVAMGTTDDYEGGCCLGEGAFGAVVMARHRGTGRAVAMKYLRVPGGGGGSYAALLREACFLEACAGNPFVVGFHGLARDPATSELCLVMDCAGQSLHDALRCQRPPLPEDTVRAAMWQLLTGAKRMHDGHIIHRDIKPGNILVGGDQIVRFCDFGLAVCMAEPPPYEAAGTMWYMAPEMLLGKPDYDALVDIWSLGCVMAELIDGSALFQGIDYEDQLCEIFGVLGVPDDATWPWFSSTPLAAGMPELEKQRQRCKGSVLRCMFPESKLSKEGLDLLSGLLTCNPDKRLTAAAALKHPWFSKIQSQEVPREEEAVSPLPKRPRRHAVCTS is encoded by the coding sequence ATGGTCGCCTGCGTCGTGGAGGCGGCCGCtccccgccacgccgccgcgcagcaGACCCGCAAGAGGACGCGCGTCGCCATGGGCACCACCGACGACTACGAGGGGGGCTGCTGCCTCGGCGAGGGGGCCTTCGGCGCCGTCGTCATGGCGCGCCACCGCGGCAccggccgcgccgtcgccaTGAAGTACCTCCgcgtgcccggcggcggcggcggcagctacgCGGCACTGCTGCGGGAGGCGTGCTTCCTCGAGGCGTGCGCCGGGAACCCGTTCGTCGTCGGCTTCCACGGCCTCGCGCGCGACCCGGCCACCTCGGAGCTCTGCCTCGTCATGGACTGCGCCGGCCAGAGCCTCCACGACGCCCTGCGCTGccagcggccgccgctgcccgagGACACGGTGCGCGCCGCCATGTGGCAGCTGCTGACGGGCGCCAAGAGGATGCACGACGGCCACATCATCCACCGGGACATCAAGCCTGGGAACatcctcgtcggcggcgaccaGATCGTCAGGTTCTGCGACTTCGGACTCGCCGTGTGCatggccgagccgccgccgtacGAGGCGGCCGGCACCATGTGGTACATGGCGCCCGAGATGCTGCTGGGGAAGCCCGACTACGACGCGCTCGTCGACATCTGGTCCCTCGGCTGCGTGATGGCGGAGCTCATCGACGGGTCTGCTCTGTTCCAGGGCATCGACTACGAAGACCAGCTCTGCGAGATCTTCGGCGTGCTCGGCGTGCCGGATGACGCGACATGGCCGTGGTTCTCGtccacgccgctcgccgccgggatGCCAGAACTGGAGAAGCAGCGCCAGCGGTGCAAGGGTAGCGTCCTACGCTGCATGTTCCCCGAGTCAAAGCTGTCTAAGGAAGGACTCGACCTCCTTAGCGGCCTCCTCACGTGCAACCCCGACAAGCGGCTCACGGCAGCCGCGGCGCTCAAGCATCCGTGGTTCTCCAAGATCCAATCACAGGAGGTGCCAAGGGAAGAAGAAGCAGTGTCGCCGTTGCCCAAGAGACCCAGGCGGCATGCTGTGTGCACATCTTAG
- the LOC120692983 gene encoding elastin-like translates to MAAAAPRHAALLLAQLLLGLLSTAALAGAVDAELVTSTKKPAPAVPTKKPAVRPPPAVPSPGAGAGGVGGAIPTIPGFGGGIPGMGGFGNGIPGMAGGWGGGYGGPAGGYARGGVVAPTVTCTEKGPCYRKKVTCPKKCFSSYSGAGKGYGGGGGGGSCTVDCKVKCTAYC, encoded by the coding sequence atggccgcggcggctcCCCGCCACGCCGCGCTCCTGCTCGCCCAGCTGCTGCTCGGCctcctctccaccgccgccctcgccggcgccgtggacgcCGAGCTCGTCACGTCAACCAAGAAGCCCGCCCCAGCGGTGCCCACCAAGAAGCCTGCCGTCAGGCCGCCGCCCGCGGTGCCCAgccccggcgcgggcgcgggaggcgtcggcggcgcgatCCCGACCATCCCGGGCTTCGGCGGCGGCATCCCCGGGATGGGCGGGTTCGGGAACGGCATCCCCGGGATGGCCGGCGGGTGGGGCGGCGGCTACGGCGGGCCGGCGGGCGGGTacgcccgcggcggcgtggtggcgcCCACGGTCACCTGCACCGAGAAGGGGCCCTGCTACAGGAAGAAGGTCACCTGCCCCAAGAAGTGCTTCTCCTCCTACAGCGGCGCCGGCAAGGGgtacggtggcggcggcggcgggggcagctgCACCGTCGACTGCAAGGTCAAGTGCACGGCGTACTGTTGA